The Garra rufa chromosome 8, GarRuf1.0, whole genome shotgun sequence genome has a segment encoding these proteins:
- the slitrk5b gene encoding SLIT and NTRK-like protein 5, whose protein sequence is MTAHISTQPSIVTNMHMWILAISSFATLFTLIEMFDIYEDICTGLCVCEDRDGIFTASCENRGINNLSEVTPLHFTAYHLLLTGNLLKKVSLDDFVHYEGLTNLHLGNNDISEIEDGGFNGLQGLKRLHLNNNKIEVLKDDTFLGLESLEYLQIDYNYISHVEPKALSALRHLEVLILNDNLLSALPNNIFQYVPLTHLDLRGNQLKVLPYNGLLEHLSHIVELQLEENPWNCSCELIALKAWLESISYTALVGDVVCETPFRLHGRDLDEISKQELCPRRAIAEYEMRAEPAHSSEILYKTTSASFIPGFASSTILRATKSSRLSGKLRVKPTSRSSSSKPQNYGPMLAYQTKSPVPLDCPNACTCNLQISDLGLNVNCQERKIESISELDPKPYNPKKMYLTGNYISSVCSSDFNGATGLDLLHLGNNRIAIIHDRTFGQLIHLRRLYLNGNLIERLTEDMFYGLQSLQFLYLEYNVIREIAVGAFQQAPNLQLLFLNNNLLKTLPLGVFDGLSLARLNLRSNHFRTLPVGGVLDDLASLVQIDLFENPWDCSCLVVEMKNWLEQLSTGTVVNSVVCESPLSLAGEDLRYIRGPHLCPESSNTQSSVVPPSEESFPGSTITLETALDYDTQYPAVPLSVLILALLLLFILSVFAAAGLFAVIMKRRKKSERLASVTANASSFNAIYTDRTKSRTSAGHVYEYIPPRAESAAKNGPFSDGSGIESYRDFEELNRVLASNSDEDVGSNAISSEFSAGTPDALNRHSPILDDNYFYRDILARDQQASYRGNLPCKHGTNAAAHCAPDFDARHQYLNPERVQQTMVYCSTPATVYIEPNRSEYWELKAKLHFEPDYLEVHEKRTTFTQF, encoded by the coding sequence ATGACAGCACACATCTCTACTCAACCATCCATCGTCACAAACATGCATATGTGGATATTGGCCATATCGTCTTTCGCCACGCTCTTCACCTTAATTGAGATGTTCGACATTTACGAGGATATATGTACTGGCCTGTGTGTCTGTGAAGACAGAGATGGGATATTTACAGCCAGCTGTGAAAACAGAGGAATTAACAATCTGTCAGAGGTAACGCCTTTGCACTTCACTGCATATCATCTCCTGCTCACAGGGAACCTGCTAAAGAAAGTCTCGCTCGACGACTTCGTGCATTACGAAGGACTCACCAATTTGCATCTGGGCAACAACGACATATCAGAAATCGAAGACGGTGGATTTAACGGACTCCAGGGGTTAAAGCGACTCCatctaaacaacaacaaaatagagGTGCTAAAAGACGACACATTCCTCGGACTTGAAAGCCTTGAGTACCTACAGATTGATTATAATTATATCAGCCACGTCGAACCGAAAGCCCTAAGCGCTTTGCGTCATTTGGAAGTGCTCATCCTTAATGACAATTTGCTCTCCGCTCTGCCAAACAACATCTTTCAGTACGTTCCTTTAACTCATCTCGACCTGAGAGGCAATCAACTCAAAGTGCTCCCCTACAATGGCCTTCTAGAGCACCTCAGTCACATTGTGGAGTTACAGCTCGAGGAAAACCCGTGGAATTGCTCATGCGAACTCATCGCGCTAAAAGCCTGGCTCGAGAGCATATCCTACACGGCGTTAGTCGGAGATGTGGTTTGCGAGACTCCCTTTCGGTTGCACGGACGCGACCTCGACGAAATCTCCAAACAAGAACTGTGTCCACGCAGAGCCATCGCCGAATACGAAATGCGTGCAGAACCGGCGCACAGCAGCGAGATTCTTTACAAAACCACGTCTGCGAGTTTTATACCGGGATTTGCTTCTTCAACCATCCTGCGAGCCACAAAAAGCAGCCGCTTATCCGGGAAGCTCCGGGTCAAACCCACTTCGCGCTCGTCTTCGAGCAAGCCGCAGAATTACGGTCCGATGTTGGCGTACCAAACCAAATCGCCCGTTCCCCTAGACTGTCCCAATGCTTGCACATGCAATTTGCAAATCTCAGACCTTGGGTTGAACGTCAACTGCCAGGAGAGGAAAATCGAAAGCATTTCGGAACTCGATCCCAAGCCGTACAATCCCAAAAAGATGTACCTCACCGGAAACTACATCTCTTCGGTTTGCAGCTCCGATTTTAATGGCGCAACCGGATTGGATTTGCTCCACCTAGGCAATAATCGCATCGCAATCATTCACGATAGGACATTCGGCCAGCTTATTCACTTGAGAAGGCTGTATCTTAACGGCAACTTAATCGAGAGGCTCACCGAGGATATGTTTTACGGTTTACAAAGCTTGCAGTTTCTCTATTTGGAGTACAACGTCATTCGAGAGATCGCGGTTGGAGCCTTCCAGCAGGCGCCCAATCTCCAACTCCTGTTTCTCAACAACAACCTTCTCAAGACTCTACCACTTGGGGTCTTTGACGGATTAAGCCTGGCTCGATTGAATCTGCGAAGCAATCATTTCCGAACTCTTCCGGTTGGAGGCGTTCTCGACGACCTTGCGTCTTTGGTCCAGATTGATCTCTTCGAGAACCCTTGGGATTGCTCTTGCCTCGTGGTGGAGATGAAAAACTGGTTGGAGCAGCTTAGCACGGGGACTGTGGTGAACAGCGTCGTTTGCGAATCTCCGTTGAGTCTCGCAGGAGAGGATTTGAGATACATTCGAGGGCCTCATCTTTGCCCGGAAAGCTCTAATACGCAATCTTCCGTTGTCCCGCCCTCGGAGGAATCGTTTCCAGGCAGTACTATTACTTTGGAAACCGCTTTGGATTATGATACGCAGTATCCCGCTGTTCCTCTTTCAGTACTGATACTTGCTTTGTTGCTTCTTTTTATATTATCGGTTTTCGCTGCCGCTGGGCTGTTTGCCGTCATAATGAAGCGGCGTAAAAAGTCTGAACGACTAGCTTCGGTGACTGCCAATGCGAGCTCCTTTAATGCGATTTACACCGATAGGACGAAGTCGAGAACATCGGCGGGACATGTCTATGAGTACATCCCACCCAGAGCTGAAAGTGCTGCGAAAAATGGCCCGTTTAGCGATGGGAGCGGGATTGAGAGTTACAGGGACTTCGAAGAACTCAATAGGGTTCTGGCATCCAATTCGGATGAAGATGTCGGGAGCAACGCGATCAGCTCTGAGTTTAGCGCTGGCACTCCAGACGCCCTCAACAGACATTCTCCAATCTTGGACGATAATTACTTTTACCGAGATATCTTGGCTAGGGACCAGCAGGCCTCTTACAGAGGTAATTTACCATGTAAGCATGGCACAAATGCAGCGGCTCACTGCGCGCCAGACTTTGACGCCAGACATCAATACTTGAATCCGGAAAGGGTACAGCAGACCATGGTGTACTGCTCGACGCCAGCCACCGTCTACATAGAGCCCAACCGAAGCGAATATTGGGAACTGAAAGCCAAGCTGCATTTCGAACCGGACTATTTGGAGGTTCACGAGAAAAGGACGACGTTCACGCAGTTCTGA